A DNA window from Actinokineospora baliensis contains the following coding sequences:
- a CDS encoding amino acid ABC transporter permease, with the protein MTASVLYDAPGPRARRRTLLGSVVAGVLVAGLLALVGNRLADKGQFEADKWAPLTDPADDNFTLVWNLLGDALVNTLIAAVLAMAFSLVIGTGLAVLRIVAGRSWRWLVVGFIELFRGIPVVILIFFAARVLPGFGIDLSNLWFLVIGLTAYNSVIIAEIVRAGVNSLPKGQREAAESLGLRRGQVLGLVLLPQAFRAMLPALISQLVVVLKDTSLGFIISYEETVRTAGIIIQNLDNPIQVYFTIAVIFIAVNYAVSRLAIWVERRLSRGSKTAATLSATDPAAAGAGGGG; encoded by the coding sequence ATGACCGCGTCCGTGCTCTACGACGCCCCCGGGCCGCGCGCCCGCCGCCGCACGCTGCTGGGCAGCGTCGTGGCCGGTGTGCTGGTGGCCGGGCTGCTGGCGCTGGTGGGCAACCGGCTCGCCGACAAGGGCCAGTTCGAGGCCGACAAGTGGGCCCCGCTGACCGACCCGGCCGACGACAACTTCACCCTCGTCTGGAACCTGCTCGGCGACGCACTGGTCAACACCCTCATCGCCGCGGTGCTGGCGATGGCGTTCTCACTGGTGATCGGCACCGGGCTCGCGGTGCTGCGGATCGTCGCGGGCCGCTCGTGGCGCTGGCTGGTGGTCGGCTTCATCGAGCTCTTCCGCGGCATCCCCGTGGTCATCCTGATCTTCTTCGCCGCCCGCGTGCTGCCCGGGTTCGGCATCGACCTGTCGAACCTGTGGTTCCTGGTGATCGGGCTGACCGCGTACAACTCGGTGATCATCGCCGAGATCGTGCGGGCCGGGGTGAACTCGCTGCCCAAGGGCCAGCGCGAGGCCGCCGAGTCGCTGGGGCTGCGCCGCGGTCAGGTGCTCGGCCTGGTCCTGCTGCCGCAGGCGTTCCGGGCGATGCTGCCCGCGCTGATCAGCCAACTGGTGGTGGTGCTCAAGGACACCTCGCTCGGCTTCATCATCAGCTACGAGGAAACCGTGCGCACCGCCGGGATCATCATCCAGAACCTGGACAACCCGATCCAGGTGTACTTCACCATCGCGGTGATCTTCATCGCCGTCAACTACGCCGTCAGCCGCCTGGCCATCTGGGTGGAACGGCGGCTCAGCCGCGGCAGCAAGACCGCCGCCACCCTCTCGGCCACCGACCCGGCAGCCGCCGGGGCAGGCGGCGGGGGCTGA
- a CDS encoding amino acid ABC transporter permease, with amino-acid sequence MNVIIDNFPLYLNGFLQTLRICAFAAVGSLVLGTVVAGFRVSPVPPLRWVGTAWVTVFRNCPLTVVLFFCAFGLPEIGVNGAYFWFGVTGLVLYTSAFVCEAVRSGINSVPAGQAEAARAVGLTFSQSLSSVVLPQALRTVVPPLGSVIIAMIKNSAIAGAFGIGGDLFAVGDTLTSARGEAALPVLLGVVIGYLVITIPSGLLLGWVERKVAIAR; translated from the coding sequence GTGAACGTGATCATCGACAACTTCCCGCTCTACCTCAACGGTTTCCTGCAAACGCTGCGGATCTGCGCGTTCGCCGCGGTCGGCTCGCTGGTGCTGGGCACCGTCGTCGCCGGGTTCCGGGTCTCGCCGGTCCCGCCGCTGCGCTGGGTCGGCACCGCGTGGGTCACCGTGTTCCGCAACTGCCCGCTGACCGTGGTGCTGTTCTTCTGCGCCTTCGGCCTGCCCGAGATCGGCGTCAACGGGGCGTACTTCTGGTTCGGGGTCACCGGCCTGGTGCTCTACACCTCGGCGTTCGTCTGTGAGGCGGTGCGCAGCGGCATCAACTCGGTGCCCGCGGGTCAGGCGGAGGCCGCGCGCGCGGTCGGGTTGACCTTCAGCCAGTCGCTCTCGTCGGTGGTGCTGCCGCAGGCGCTGCGCACGGTGGTGCCGCCGCTGGGCAGCGTGATCATCGCGATGATCAAGAACTCGGCGATCGCTGGCGCCTTCGGCATCGGCGGCGACCTGTTCGCCGTCGGTGACACGCTGACCTCGGCCAGGGGCGAGGCCGCGCTGCCGGTGCTGCTCGGCGTCGTCATCGGCTACTTGGTGATCACCATCCCGAGCGGGCTGCTGCTGGGTTGGGTGGAGCGGAAGGTGGCGATCGCCCGATGA
- a CDS encoding succinate dehydrogenase/fumarate reductase iron-sulfur subunit: MPYKAKFKVWRGDAESGELRDFLVEVHEGEVVLDIIHRLQATQAPDLAVRWNCKAGKCGSCSAEINGRPRLLCMTRMSTFTEDETVTVTPMRTFPVIRDLVTDVSFNYQKAREIPSFTPPADLAPGEYRMQQIDVERSQEFRKCIECFLCQNTCHVVRDHEDNKEAFSGPRFLMRAAELEFHPLDTADRVPAAQEAHGLGLCNITKCCTEVCPEHIAITDNALIPMKERVADRKYDPLVWLGSKIFRRSGS, encoded by the coding sequence GTGCCCTACAAGGCGAAGTTCAAGGTGTGGCGCGGCGACGCCGAATCCGGTGAGCTGCGGGACTTCCTGGTGGAGGTGCACGAGGGCGAGGTCGTCCTCGACATCATCCACCGGCTGCAGGCCACCCAGGCGCCGGACCTGGCGGTGCGGTGGAACTGCAAGGCGGGCAAGTGCGGCTCGTGCTCCGCGGAGATCAACGGCAGGCCCCGGTTGCTGTGCATGACCCGGATGTCGACCTTCACCGAGGACGAGACGGTGACGGTCACCCCGATGCGCACCTTCCCGGTGATCCGCGACCTGGTCACCGACGTGTCCTTCAACTACCAGAAGGCCAGGGAGATCCCGTCGTTCACGCCACCGGCGGACCTCGCCCCCGGTGAGTACCGGATGCAGCAGATCGATGTGGAGCGCTCGCAGGAGTTCCGCAAGTGCATCGAGTGCTTCCTGTGCCAGAACACCTGCCACGTGGTGCGCGACCACGAGGACAACAAGGAGGCCTTCTCCGGCCCCCGCTTCCTCATGCGCGCCGCCGAGTTGGAGTTCCACCCGCTCGACACCGCCGACCGGGTCCCGGCCGCCCAGGAGGCGCACGGCCTCGGCCTGTGCAACATCACCAAGTGCTGCACCGAGGTGTGCCCGGAGCACATCGCGATCACCGACAACGCCCTGATCCCGATGAAGGAGCGGGTGGCCGACCGCAAGTACGACCCCCTGGTCTGGCTCGGCTCCAAGATCTTCCGTCGCAGCGGCTCCTGA